In the genome of Catharus ustulatus isolate bCatUst1 chromosome 1, bCatUst1.pri.v2, whole genome shotgun sequence, the window GGATCTCCAGGCGATTTATAGGAGATCTATTGGGCATTTATAGGGGAATCAACAGGGGATTTATAGGGAATCTATGGATGATTTATTTAGTATCTATATGGGATCTCCAGGGGATGTATTTGGGATCTATAGAGGTTTTATAGGGAATTTATGGGGGATCTCCAGGAGCTCTACAGGGTCTTTACAGGGAATTTTTTAAGTATCTAAAGGAGATTTATAGGGGAGCTATAGGAGATTTACaggggatttatttgggatctATAGGGGATCTCCATGGCATCATTaggggatttatttgggatcaTTAGGGGATTTATAGGGGATCATTAGGGGTTGAGGGCTCTGGAGGGTCCTGGGAATGAATCCTGGGGATATCCCACTTGGATTCTGGTCGGATCCCAGAGagatcctgaaaaaaaatcccagggagAATCTGGGCGGAtccaggatggatcccagaTCAATCCCAGTAGGATCCCAGCGAGATCCCAGATTAATCCCACATTAAAACTGGATTAAACCCAGACAGATCCCAAATATATCCTGCATGGATCCTGCACAGATCCCAGTCCAATTCCAGACAAATCCCAGTCAGGTTACAGAGAGATCCCAAAAAACTTTTCCATGGACTCCGAGCagatcccagaaaaatcccaaaaaggaAATCCCAGCTGGATCCCCCTGAAAAGACCCCAGAGGGATTCAGGACAGATCAAAAAAAGATCTCAgagaaaaatcctgggatttgtCTAGGAAAACTCAAGCGTTTTGaggctttttcctgcttttcccacagcTTTTCCTGGACGACGCCAAAGTCAAGAACTTCATCACCTGCTTCAAAGGTACCTCCCTAATTAGTGTCCCATAGTTAATTAGGACCTTGTTATTAATTGGGATTGGATTATTAATTGGGATTTGTGCCTTAATTAGGGTTTAATCCTTAATTTGGGGGGCAAGGGGCGGGAAAAGTGGGAGCCCCTATTTGCATATGAATCCCTCATTAATTAACTGTTCCCTGATCAATAATCATTCCCTCATTTATTAAATTCTCTAATTATTAAATTCCTTAAGTAATTCCttaagtaatgaaaaaaatccttaattaattaagaaattccttaattaatgaagaaattcCCACATTAATtaagaaatctgtttttaattttaaaaattaattttaggaaGCATTTATCCTTCCcaattcctcttttccctcatccctttcccaaatccctaAAATTCCTAGAAAATCCCTAATTTGAATATTAATCCCTCATTAATGAATCATTCcctaattaattaatcattccTTCATTAATTAAGTTCCCTTAATTACTTAAGAAATTcctaaaataactttaaaaatccttaatgaaggaagaaattcattaattaatgaagaaatcctataattaattaagaaattccttgattaattaattaggaaatctgtctttaattttaaaaattgatttaaagaAGCATTTCCTCTTTCCAATTCCACTTTTCCCTCATACCTTTCCCAAATCCCTAAAATTCCTGGAAAACTGCTAATTTGCATATTAATCCCTCATTAATTAATCATTCCTTAATAATTAGTCATTCCTTCATTAATTAAATCCTTAATTattaaattctgtaaaaaatgaaatagttcCTTAATTAATGAAGACATTCCCTCATTAATTAAGAAATTCTCTAATTAATTAAGAAACCcattttattaacaaaaattaattttaggaCGCATTTCCTCTTcccaatttctcttttccctcatccctttcccaaatccctaTAATTcttgggaaaaatcccaaaaaactccacaacAACTCCAAAAACCACTGGAAAAACatccagaaaaatctgaaaaaaaacttttaaaaaatgggaaaagccCCTTTAATCAAagatcccagaattccaggagcATTGATCCATTGATTTCTCCATCCCAACAGACGTTGGATTCCTCTCATTCTTCTTCAAGCACCTGGAGCGGAACCGGAGCGGGCGCTACCAGGAGGAATTCCCGTTCCTTTCCCGCTGCGGCCGGGAACGGAATTTCCTGCGCTGTGCTGACGTTCCTGTGGTTTTcacccaaatcctgcctggatcTGAGGGGAATTCCCTCCTTTCCTACTGCGGAGGCGGCTCCAAGCTGACAGTGCCATTCCAGCCGGGAATGCTGGCGGTATCCCCGGAAAATGGGCGGCTTTATCACCCAGCTCCGGAAAAAGCCGGAGGAGTTGGGTTGGTGCGTTCGG includes:
- the C1H8orf82 gene encoding UPF0598 protein C8orf82 homolog — protein: MRVGALLRLCARPGPRYLQGQRPGPGTREYFYYVDHHGQLFLDDAKVKNFITCFKDVGFLSFFFKHLERNRSGRYQEEFPFLSRCGRERNFLRCADVPVVFTQILPGSEGNSLLSYCGGGSKLTVPFQPGMLAVSPENGRLYHPAPEKAGGVGLVRSALASEWSSEFQFEEGPDKPPTHFLWEGRRYQLSGELLGILRAEKSGLEVEAVRS